gcattaattattattaattattaattcattatcgATGATATTCACTTTGTTTGAGCGTTACAGCATCACTGACAAAGACACGTTTCATTCTTTAATATTTGTTAATATTCTGATCTGACTGCTGTTCATCCGTTTGTAGAGCAGGCGCTgaaactcaaacacattttagatttaatataaacatttaaaatgaactgaTGGACGCagatttacattaaaatacttttaaatttAAACGACATGCTCGGCCTCTTGgagaagttttattttctttttagtgAAACTAAAACGTGAAAATTATCAGTAATTGCAACGTTTATCCGACTCCTCGATTAATCGATCGAAGGACGATTAATCAGCAGCTGTTTTGATAGTCGATTCATcgttttggtcatttttttagatttcagcgTCTCAGATGTGAAAATCtgcagattttctttgtcatgtttgagagtgaattaaatgttttagttttggtgcatttttctttcaccattttATTGaacgattaattgattaatcatgaaaataatctgcagattaattaacAGTGAAGGTAATTGTTATTTGTAGgcaagaaaacagtttttttctattttctttggaaattgtgagagaaaaaaaaagacgtttttGAATTTGTGTGAATCTGAATTAAACgtttttatagatttaaaaaaataaataaaactgtttagAAAATATCAGATAATTTTAGATCAGGTGTTGTACCTGTCGTGACATCTGTGTGCAGGGCTGCTGCTTCGTCCTCTGGGGAAACTGAGCCACAGAGTCCATCtgaaatcaaaaacagaaactaaatcAAGATGAATTTTCACCATTTCACGAACACCTGCGACTTGTCGTAGCTGTAGTTGCGTCCTACCTtcacctgctgctgcctctgatGCGTCTGCTTCTGGGTGCAGGCGTCCTTGCCGTCCTGCAGGACTCCCCCTCCTTCTGTCCGGCCGTGCAGCAGCTGGTGGATCTGATCCACCACCCCGAGGTCCAGCAGCAGTTTCTTCCTCTGGAGGAGCGCCTCGACTcgctcctgctcctccatctcctgctgcttctcctcctcctcgtcgtcAACAGCCTCCTCCTCGTGctgctgcctctcctctctgatcTCTGCAGCTTCGGGATCCACAGACACACCGGACGGAGGCGGCTGCAGAGAGACGCAGAGACATTTGattcaatttgtttttatgGCCTCACCGTATATGTAGCCACCGGTGTGCATTCACGATATATTTGCCATTACTGTCAGTGAGTAAAGCTCGATAacgctgtttgtttttccttctgtcttGACAATAAAagatatttgaatttgaaatgagAGACATCCAATAAAAATGATCTGCAGGAGTATTATTCTAGCTAATTTAAATTGGATAagagtacatttactcagagGGGTCAGCCAGAATATGAGCCATCCATCATAGGACGGAGGCTGTGCGGCGCCCTCTCGTGGCTCCACGTGGATGCTGCATCTTTACcggctcctgctcctgctcctgctcctggtCTCTGTTTGAGTCGGGGTCTTGTGTTTGAGCTCGCCGGGGTTTGACTCTCTCCCCCGCCGTCTCCCCCTGCAGCTCTCTCCTCCGGCCtcccctctgctccctctcctgctccttcttcagACGGAGCTCCTGCAGCTGTTGCCTAAACACACGAGGACACAGAAACTTCAGCATCTCTGAtattaaatctttttaatggtaatataaataatttactACTAATTAAATCCCTTTATCTTTTTAagctaaatctaaaaatgtattaaatatgaatgcttcaataataatgatgaaaagaagaaatcttAATTATTTCTGTTGATTCTTTAGTTTATCATCACCTCTCTGCAGAGTTATCCATCCAGCTTCCTTAtacttaatataataatgtttgattaTTTGTCTCACATGGTTTctgataaatgttttatttgtttgtgagCTTCCACATGTCGTATAAGTTTCATACTGGACCCGAGATTTGCTCCAAACTAGTCGTGATATCAGAAATCTCGCTCGTACGTTCACACGTTTATCTCATAAAGTAAACTTTCCTCCTTCAGAAGATAAATGCACATGGAGCTCAAACATCCGAGTGATGAGTTGAATTATATTTACTCTCTTTATATGAATGCAGAGATCCTGTAGCTCTGCCGCTCTGTTAATAACGAGGTTATGGGCAGCGATATTACTTTAAATTTAACAAAGGCAGCAGGGTTCTCATGAAACTCaccattttcattatttctatttattatttcattcataattttatttattaaatagtaaaaatagttttaaaaaaaaagctgactgatcaaaatgcaaaatattcagtttataacaaaatgtttgaaggattaataaattatcataattactgagagaaaaagaaaaaataagaaaaatgctTTGCTCTTATTTGTGTTGATACAAATCCtggattatatatttttatgagcCAAAtgcatcatcaccatcacaaaCGATGTCAATTAACtcgattaatcaactaatttaATAGCTTCAGTGCAGCTTTAggttcagtgttttctcttaAGTTTGcagatgaaatgtttatttctacagCTCCACTGTTTCTGTGTAAACAACCTCATGAGGATCCACGTGCATCACTAACAGCTTCGTCTCTTTCCCGTGTTGCGTGCACTGTGTGTTGAAGGCGTGCTGCAGGTACCTGGCACACTCCTCTCTGGCCTTGGATGCTGCGGTCTCCTGGAAGAGCGAGCTGCTGTGTTTAAAGTACTTGTCGtatttctctcccccctctctggGGTAGATCCTCTTGAAGCCTCCCAGGTGTTTGGCTTCGTACCTCTCCATCTGCTCCACCGTGGCTGCCTGGCACTGACGCAGCTCCTCCGACCTGgtggtaaaacacacacacacatatggtgACAGTCAAATGCATACGTCTACGTGACGCGTTTGACCTTGGCGTCTGACAGAAGCCTACCTGGCCTCTCTGGAGCTGTTCTGCTGCAGCCTGTCCTTCACCCTGCGTCTCTCCTCTTTGAGGATCTTGCGGCGGTCGCATGCGCCCAAGTTGATGAGAACCAGGGTGTCGTACAGTAACGCGTCCTTCACCTCGCGGTCCAGCGGCGAGTCGGTGGTAAAACTGGGGGAGTGATTCACctgaacacgcacacacaaacacactgactgtctcAGAAGATCATGGAGTAACATTTTAATCCTGAAACTTGATTACAAACTCACACTGTGCAGCCAGATACTGTTGAAAAACCCAAATGTTTTAGGAAAATGTCTAAAAATCTTCAAACTGACAACAATAAATCTGCATATTTCTGGTGATCGTGCATAAACAGAGGCGTCATGCTCTTTCACCTCCAGCACCCAGGGTCTGAGCCGGTGATCCAGCAGCACGTCGAAGCCCAGGATCTCGAAGCAGGCGCTGCCGGTGGTGTGGTTGGGGAAGCAGGTGTGGTAATTATGCTTGAGGATGGGGTGAGCGGAGATCAGAGTCTTTATGATCATGTCCTCGATGTCGTTCCACATCTTGTCTGTGTTACAGCTGATGGACTCCAGCAGCTTGTTCAGCGTGGACAGCTTTCTGGGGGgatgaaacaacaaacatgtgATAAATAACTTCATGATCATCCGTAATACGACACGACAAGGATCACAGATTTACCGTTTGCTGCCAGTGTCTTCGTCACGGACAAAGTTCTCGCTGTTCTTGTTGATGGAGTAGTTTGTGAGATGCATGCACACGTCTTCCTAACgcgagagaaagacaggaagagcGATGCGTCacatgcaaaaaagaaaaatgcagcaaT
The nucleotide sequence above comes from Larimichthys crocea isolate SSNF chromosome XVI, L_crocea_2.0, whole genome shotgun sequence. Encoded proteins:
- the ttll6 gene encoding tubulin polyglutamylase ttll6 isoform X2; the encoded protein is MKRYQKINHFPGMSEICRKDLLARNMNRMLKLFPKDYNIFPRTWCLPADYSDFQAYTRAKKNKTYICKPDTGCQGKGIFITKSTKDIQAEHMICQVYISRPFIIDGYKFDLRIYVLVTSCDPLSIFMFKEGLARFCTTKYNEPTHNNVEDVCMHLTNYSINKNSENFVRDEDTGSKRKLSTLNKLLESISCNTDKMWNDIEDMIIKTLISAHPILKHNYHTCFPNHTTGSACFEILGFDVLLDHRLRPWVLEVNHSPSFTTDSPLDREVKDALLYDTLVLINLGACDRRKILKEERRRVKDRLQQNSSREARSEELRQCQAATVEQMERYEAKHLGGFKRIYPREGGEKYDKYFKHSSSLFQETAASKAREECARQQLQELRLKKEQEREQRGGRRRELQGETAGERVKPRRAQTQDPDSNRDQEQEQEQEPPPPSGVSVDPEAAEIREERQQHEEEAVDDEEEEKQQEMEEQERVEALLQRKKLLLDLGVVDQIHQLLHGRTEGGGVLQDGKDACTQKQTHQRQQQVKMDSVAQFPQRTKQQPCTQMSRQHATQQRLLRPTMDQRNLNESEHKSHNRVEEIRRAISAQRIHWPAVRQDTTSSSYYTDARARPSIPIINHVPHRGLRCSAYMPRDPEALQSLLVISTRAPMVRRPGFSHIVRNSSRRAPQHGKGQ
- the ttll6 gene encoding tubulin polyglutamylase ttll6 isoform X1 — encoded protein: MGLPVDSPDRNDDAHKYEQHGEDREEEEEGDGGESQTEASTRPLLLPINKKKRKNKKRLWINLTNCKYESVRRAARRYGLREAAEGEDWTLFWTDCSVSLDRVKDMKRYQKINHFPGMSEICRKDLLARNMNRMLKLFPKDYNIFPRTWCLPADYSDFQAYTRAKKNKTYICKPDTGCQGKGIFITKSTKDIQAEHMICQVYISRPFIIDGYKFDLRIYVLVTSCDPLSIFMFKEGLARFCTTKYNEPTHNNVEDVCMHLTNYSINKNSENFVRDEDTGSKRKLSTLNKLLESISCNTDKMWNDIEDMIIKTLISAHPILKHNYHTCFPNHTTGSACFEILGFDVLLDHRLRPWVLEVNHSPSFTTDSPLDREVKDALLYDTLVLINLGACDRRKILKEERRRVKDRLQQNSSREARSEELRQCQAATVEQMERYEAKHLGGFKRIYPREGGEKYDKYFKHSSSLFQETAASKAREECARQQLQELRLKKEQEREQRGGRRRELQGETAGERVKPRRAQTQDPDSNRDQEQEQEQEPPPPSGVSVDPEAAEIREERQQHEEEAVDDEEEEKQQEMEEQERVEALLQRKKLLLDLGVVDQIHQLLHGRTEGGGVLQDGKDACTQKQTHQRQQQVKMDSVAQFPQRTKQQPCTQMSRQHATQQRLLRPTMDQRNLNESEHKSHNRVEEIRRAISAQRIHWPAVRQDTTSSSYYTDARARPSIPIINHVPHRGLRCSAYMPRDPEALQSLLVISTRAPMVRRPGFSHIVRNSSRRAPQHGKGQ